In the Hevea brasiliensis isolate MT/VB/25A 57/8 chromosome 8, ASM3005281v1, whole genome shotgun sequence genome, ttttatgTATTTGAGATATTAATGTAAATTTATACTAATAATTAGATATatgtttttaataatttatataatatttaatttatatttattgtattataattaattaatattaattataaatataaatatattaacaatttaaatattaaaaattaaaattaataaatctaCGGACATTTAACTAACTTTTTAATGAGAcaaatacttatttttaatgaataatatttatatttttgagTGTTGCTGTATTAGTTTGAATTTAATTTACTTAGTGTTCGGCCCACCAATCTTCAGCTTGCCCTCCGGCGTATGAGATATGAACTTCCAAAGGAAAAAGCCCATGGGCATGTGGTTTAGGATCAGATCATTTGAGCCTATGAACAAGTTTCTCATCTGCTAGACAGTAATGTCTTGCCCATGTTAAGCTTTATGACCCATTTCACTTGTTCcactaatataaaattaatatacattTTGACATAtccaattaataaaattaaatataaaaattaatcaattttaatttagtaATATTAGAATCATTTCTATAATTATaaagtttcaaatttaaatttaaatcaaagtcaattatatatatatatatatataaaaatcaatattttaattttgtgatgagatgaaattttttttatagaaaagaaatgatattttattaattaaaaataaaacatgaacaagaagattaaaaaaaatattatataaaaaaatttaatattttaatttttgatgtGATGAGATATTTTATGAGGGTAGTTTATAAGACATATTCTATgcactaaaaaataatattactcATTTGTCTATAAATTATGGACAGACTCATATTAATGTTCAAAttttattaatgtaaatattttttaatatttaattaaaaaaaagtctAATTTACTTTCATTTGATAAACTCTAGTTATTGCCTGGGTTTTCTCtcgaatatttattaaattttttttttataaaatcttgccatttatatttaaataaataaaaatttaaatttgagattttataatattaaataaatgtaattttACCGTAATTAAGTTAAAAGCTGATATACTGTTTGAttgttatgatttttttttttataataataatttcattaaaacgAAAGCAACAATTAAACAACAATATATGCTGAGAAATAGCCGAAGCAACATTCAAAGGAAGACTCGAATAAAAAAATTCACACTCGTGAACTCCATGAGCTCTTGCGGCAAGCAGATGAACAGCCACAGCATTGTTCCAACGACAAACATACTTAACACTGCAGGAAGACGGCTGCCAAGAAACAGCTTTGACATAGAGTTGACAGCATCGAACAAGCTTGTTCACTTATTAATGAGAATGGAACAAGGTAACAGAAAACTTGAATACAATGAAGATTTTAATTAATAAGGTCGCTTCCCATCAAAGTTGCCAGGAGGGTCATTGTTGCATCCAATGAAGGTTCCTTCATTGTTGCGCTTCATCTTAGCACATCCTAGAAGAACTGAGTTGTGCCAAACCACCTGAGTATAATGCCCACACTGCTTGCCTGCAGCACAAGAATTAGAATTGTAATTGTAGTAAGCCCTCTCGTCCACCCACATTTTCACAGCATCTTTGCCCGAAACGTTGCCGCTGCTTTTCGCAAGGTTCTCCCCGTAAGGACGATTGCTGGAATGCACAAGATTGCAGTCACCGGCTCGTTGATTAGCATAGTTCCGTGCAAAGGCTGCTACATTGTTGTCCCAAG is a window encoding:
- the LOC110652296 gene encoding pathogenesis-related protein 1-like, coding for MVFCKNSLALFFLLSLACQILPLNAQDSPQDYLNAHNQARAAVGVGPMTWDNNVAAFARNYANQRAGDCNLVHSSNRPYGENLAKSSGNVSGKDAVKMWVDERAYYNYNSNSCAAGKQCGHYTQVVWHNSVLLGCAKMKRNNEGTFIGCNNDPPGNFDGKRPY